The DNA sequence CTCGGCGAGTCGAACCCGGCGGAAAAGATCCGCATGGAGACCGCCATGGGGACCGTAACGTTCGATCTCGAACGTGCCCGCGACGGCCGGGTCGGCGCGGCCGGCATGTGGCAACCCATCCCCACGTGGGAACCGTACGACCGTGCGGAGGAGTTGCTCGCCGGCCTCGGCCTGGCAGCGTCCGGCTACACCTCGTCGGTGGACGTGTACCACAACGGTCCGCGACACGTGTTCGTCGGCCTGGACAGCGTCGCCGCGCTCTCCGCCGTGAACCCGGACCAGAGGATTCTCGCCAGGCTGCCCGACATGGCCGCCAACTGCTTCGCGGGATCGGGCACCCGATGGAGACTGCGGATGTTCTCGCCCGCCTATGGGGTGGTGGAGGACGCGGCCACCGGCTCGGCCGCCGGCTCGCTCGCGGTACACCTGGCCCGGCACGGTCTGATCCCCTTCGGGCAGTGGATCGAGATCCGCCAGGGCGTCGAGATCGGCCGCCCTTCGACGATGCGGGCCCGGGCCGTGGGAACGCCGGAACGGATCGAGTCGGTCCAGGTGGCGGGGTCCGCCGTCGTCGTCGCCCGGGGAACGCTGTGCGTGTAGTCGCGGAGACCTCGCCGTCCGGCGGCACGATGCGTACGGGAGCCGGCTCAGCGCGGCCCGTACCGCGCCAGGCGATCAGAACGGTGCGGCGGGCGTCGCCAGGTCCACCGCGAATTGACAGCTCATGAGGAAACGCTACGGCAACCGTCATCCGACCGTGCGCCCAGACAGTGTCATCAAATGTTCGCGCCCCCACAGTGGACGGTCGGATTGCCTGCCGGATCCACCTGGCGCACCGGAAGCCTTCCATCGATACTCACCCCTGAGATACAGTGACCACTGTTGATGCAATCCGGTTTGGCGGGATGAAATGACATTCAATTTGCAGGCCACTCGGGACGTGGTCGAAATCATCACCGGCGGATGGCGGGCACAGGCCCTCTACACCGCGGTCAAACTCGGACTACCAGATCATGTCGAGGCCGGCCGCACCACCCGCAGCGAACTGGCCGAATCAGCCGGGGTGAACGAAGAGGGCATTCAACGCCTGATGCGCCTCTTGGTGGCCATGGGCGTTTTCGAGGGCAACGGGTCGACCGGTTACCGGAACACCGAGGTGAGCGCGGCGCTGCTCGACGGCCCCAGTCCCTGCGCGACATGTGCCTGCTCTACGGCGAGGAGTTCTACTCCGCCTGGGGACACGCCCACCACGCCATAAGCACGGTCAGTTCGGGGTTCGAGGTCGCCTACGGCCGGCCGTTCTACGAATACCTCGGTCAGGACGCGGCCACCGCCCGACGATTCCAGCACACCTTGAACGCCGCGAGCATGTTCTTCCACCAGGTGCCCGAGGTCTTCGACTTCTCCGGCAAGACGGTCGTGGACGTGGGCGGAGGGGGCGGACAACTGCTCGCCACGATCCTCGGCGCCGCACCGGATGCCAGAGGCACGCTATTCGACCGCGAACACATGTTGCCCCAGGCGGGTGAGCACCTGGCCGCCGCTGTCGGACTCGACCGTGTCGAACTGGTCGGGGGCGACATGTTCGCCGACGTCCCGAAGGGCGGGGACGTCTACATCCTCTGCCGGGTTCTGGCCGGCTGGGACGACGAGGCGGTCGTCAAGGCCTTCGAGAACTGCCGCCGCGCCTTCGCCGACTCCTCTTCGCGACTCCTCCTCCTCGACCGCTTCGTCGACGATGAGGAGCCCACCGTGCTGCCCGCGCTGTGGGATCTGCACCTGCTGATGACCACGGGCGGCGGGCACCGCACCATTGACCGAATCACCGCACTGCTGAACCGGGCCGGCCTGGAGATCGAACGGAAAGCCGAGTTGCCCATGGAGGCGGTCGCTCTGATCGCGACGCCACGCGACTGATACGGCAGCGGCACGTGAAACGAACGGCTCTGGCGCAGAAACGGTGGTCGCTATCGGTGATCTACGAGGCGCGGCGGTGGGCGACCGCGTCGATCGGCAACGTCGCGTACCGTCGGCCGCGGCGCGGCGCGAAGTCATCCACGCTGAGCGCCGCCGGAGCCGGCCCCGCGGGCACGCCGCCACCGACTCCGGCGTCCGCGCCACCAACCTTACGACCAGACCCTGGTCAACCACCTCATCGATGACCAGCGAGGAAAGCTCAGGAAGCAGCGTCTTGAACACATTTGACAGCCCTGGTCTGCGCATCACTGTCGGTCCGGTAGGTCGGTGCGGATCAATCGCGCCGATGCCGTCCCGGTGGCGATCAGCGTCCACACCGCGAGGACGAGGACCGCGACCGTCGGTGTGACCCCGGTGGTTGTGACGGTTGTGCCGGTGAGGGCGGCGAGCGGATTGGTTCCGCTGATGTCGGGTACGAGCCCGAACGGAAGAAACAGTGTCGGATTGGATGCGCCGAAGATCAACAGTGTGATCGGGCGGACGATGCTCTCGACGATGATCATGGAGCCGAGCACGAGGATCACCGCGACCGGGCTGCGTGCGAGCAGGCCGACGGCGAACCCGACCCCGGCGTAAAGAACCAGCGTGAGAGCTCCGCGCCCCCACAGCCCGAACACGGCGGCGGTGTCAAGCAGGAACGGCTCACCCTGGACGGCGAGCCCGGCGGTGAGCATGAGCCCGCGGACGACGATGAGCACGAAGGCTGCGGCGACCACGGTCAGGGCGAGCGCGGTCAGCTTTGCGAGCAACAGCCGCGCCCGACGGGGCTCGGCGAGGGCGCTGACGGTGAGCGATCCGCGCCGTTGCTCGGTGGTGATGGTGAGAGCGCCCAGGAGCAGGGCCGCGATGGCGGGGAAGCCGATCCCGGTTCCGGAGTTGCCGAGCAGGTCGATGAGGACTTCCTGGATCGCCGGGGTGCTGAGGTTGAGCGCGTCGAGCTGGTCGGCGTCGAGCTGGTCGGCTTGGGTGGCGTTGGGAATGACGCCGTTGAGGGCGACCAGTCCGTCGATGAGCGAGGGCAGGAAGGTGAAGAGCAGCCCGATGAAGACGGTCTCGGCGATCGCCAGAACGAGAATGATTCTCGCGGCGAGGGAGAAGCGGACGCGGAGCAGTTCACTGGCGATCATGCCTGGGTCTCCTGCCTGGTGGCGGCACCGGCCGTGTGGAGCGTGGAGAGGTAGAAGGTCTCGAGGTCGACGCCGTCCGGCAGGCGGTCGAGGGCGGTGTGGGCCAGGATGCGTCCGCCGCCGATGACGACCACGTCGTCGGCGAACCGCTCCAGTTCAGCCAGGACGTGACTGGTCACCAGCACCGTGGCTCCCCGGGCGGCGTAGTCGCGTAGCAGGCCGCGCATCCAGATAATGCCTTCGGGGTCGAGGCCGCTGGCGGGTTCGTCCAGGATCAGCGTGCTCGGTTGGGGCAGCAGCGCCAGGGCGAGGCCGAGCCGTTGACGCATGCCCTGCGAGAAGGTTTTGATCTTGCGGTTCGCGACCTCGGTCAGCCCCACCTCGTCCACCACATCGGCGATCCTCGACCTCGGAGTGCCGGTTGCGGCGGCGGCGATGCGGAGCTGCTTGGTCGGGGTCAGGCCCGGATGCAGACCGGCGTTCTCCAGCAGTACGCCGACCGTTCGGCCGGGGCGTGGGATCGACCGGTAGGAGCGACCGCCGAAGGTGGCGGAGCCCGTGGTCGCGGCGGTGAGTGCGAGCAGGATACGAATCGTGGTGGTCTTACCGGTCCCGTTCGGCCCCAGGTATCCGGTCACTCGTCCCGGCCGGGCGGTGAAGGAGACGTCGTTCAGGACGTCGCGGTCGCCGAACCTCTTGCCGAGGCCGTGGATCGAGATGGGAAGACCGGTGCTACCTGGCGCGGTGTCGGCGTACGCTGTCATGCGCCCAGCGTGCGGGGGTGGGCGGTGTCCGCACATCTGTCGGAAGACAGATTCCGCCGTCCGCCAGGGAATATCTGTCGAGCGACAGAGGCAGGTTCTCGACCGCCGCGGGCATCATGAGTGCATGGCTTCGTCACCTTCCATCGGCAGCGTCGGCGCATCCCGGCAGGACGCCGCGGCTGTGCTGGCCGTCGGCGGTCTCGGAGTGATGACCGGCGCACTGTATCTATGGGCGATTCACACCCTCATCACCGCTGCGGCGGCGCCCGGTATCAGCGCCTTGTGGACGTACGCCGTCTTCGTCGTGGTGAACACGCTGACAGCCGGGCTTCTGTGGTGGCATCGCAGGCACCCATTGGTGGTGTTTGGCGGGGTGCTGCTGGTGTTCGTGGCCAGTTCTCTGATGCTTGGACACGCGGGCAACGGCGGGCTCACGCTGCCGTTATGGTTCAGCGTCTACGCGGTCGCCTCCTACGCGCCGCTGCGGACCGCTCTCGTCACCGTGTCCGCTGGATGGGTGCTCAGTGTTGCGGTCAAGCTGGGCCTCGCGATCGGTAGCGGTCAGCAGATCGCGTTGCCGGCGGTCGGGCTGGTCGCACTGGACCTCGGATTCTTCTTTGTCGCCTGCTTCGCGCTTGGTTTTGGTTTCCGCCTCCAACGACAGCGCGCCCGCGATGCCGCTGAGCGTGCCCGACTGATCGAGGAACGCTCACGGGCGCTGAACGCCGAGGCCGTCGCGAGGGAGCGCAACCGTCTCGCCCGCGACCTGCACGACCTCGCCGCGCACGAGGTCATGGACGTGCTGCTGTCCATTCGCGCGCTGCGGATGACCAGCGATGATCCGATCCTCCCCGAGGTCGAGCAGAAGACCGCCCGCGCCCTGGACAACATGCGTACCGTGGTCCGCACTCTCCGCGAGGAGGACCGCGACGGCCCGGATCGGGCGCCTCTGCAAGACGCGGCACGCGACCTCATCGACACGCTGGTCACCGAACGTGAAATCACCGTGGACGCTCACATCCGTGTCCCTGCCCACGTCGGGGACGCGGCCGCGTCGACCACGCTCAGTGTGCTGAAAGAAGCACTTCTCAACGCCGACACCCATGCGCCAGGGCGACCGGTCACGGTTGACCTCGACGCCGATGGTGGCAGCGTGCGGCTGACCGTCACGAACCCCACCGGAAACAAGGACATGGGGGATCATTCACCCCCTGCGGAACAAGCCCGGCCTCTGGGCACCGGCTACGGGCTGATCGGAGCGGCCGAGCGCGCCGGGCTCCTGGGTGGGCGCTTCAAGGCCGCTCCCGCCCCGAACGGTGACTGGCTG is a window from the Polymorphospora rubra genome containing:
- a CDS encoding PhzF family phenazine biosynthesis protein → MGTYEYVVADVFTEVPLEGNPVAVFVDCATLSPERMQQIAQEMHLSETVFVLPAEDDGDVRVRIFTPVNELPFAGHPTLGTAIVLGESNPAEKIRMETAMGTVTFDLERARDGRVGAAGMWQPIPTWEPYDRAEELLAGLGLAASGYTSSVDVYHNGPRHVFVGLDSVAALSAVNPDQRILARLPDMAANCFAGSGTRWRLRMFSPAYGVVEDAATGSAAGSLAVHLARHGLIPFGQWIEIRQGVEIGRPSTMRARAVGTPERIESVQVAGSAVVVARGTLCV
- a CDS encoding methyltransferase family protein, whose product is MTFNLQATRDVVEIITGGWRAQALYTAVKLGLPDHVEAGRTTRSELAESAGVNEEGIQRLMRLLVAMGVFEGNGSTGYRNTEVSAALLDGPSPCATCACSTARSSTPPGDTPTTP
- a CDS encoding methyltransferase, which gives rise to MCLLYGEEFYSAWGHAHHAISTVSSGFEVAYGRPFYEYLGQDAATARRFQHTLNAASMFFHQVPEVFDFSGKTVVDVGGGGGQLLATILGAAPDARGTLFDREHMLPQAGEHLAAAVGLDRVELVGGDMFADVPKGGDVYILCRVLAGWDDEAVVKAFENCRRAFADSSSRLLLLDRFVDDEEPTVLPALWDLHLLMTTGGGHRTIDRITALLNRAGLEIERKAELPMEAVALIATPRD
- a CDS encoding ABC transporter ATP-binding protein, producing the protein MTAYADTAPGSTGLPISIHGLGKRFGDRDVLNDVSFTARPGRVTGYLGPNGTGKTTTIRILLALTAATTGSATFGGRSYRSIPRPGRTVGVLLENAGLHPGLTPTKQLRIAAAATGTPRSRIADVVDEVGLTEVANRKIKTFSQGMRQRLGLALALLPQPSTLILDEPASGLDPEGIIWMRGLLRDYAARGATVLVTSHVLAELERFADDVVVIGGGRILAHTALDRLPDGVDLETFYLSTLHTAGAATRQETQA
- a CDS encoding sensor histidine kinase, with amino-acid sequence MASSPSIGSVGASRQDAAAVLAVGGLGVMTGALYLWAIHTLITAAAAPGISALWTYAVFVVVNTLTAGLLWWHRRHPLVVFGGVLLVFVASSLMLGHAGNGGLTLPLWFSVYAVASYAPLRTALVTVSAGWVLSVAVKLGLAIGSGQQIALPAVGLVALDLGFFFVACFALGFGFRLQRQRARDAAERARLIEERSRALNAEAVARERNRLARDLHDLAAHEVMDVLLSIRALRMTSDDPILPEVEQKTARALDNMRTVVRTLREEDRDGPDRAPLQDAARDLIDTLVTEREITVDAHIRVPAHVGDAAASTTLSVLKEALLNADTHAPGRPVTVDLDADGGSVRLTVTNPTGNKDMGDHSPPAEQARPLGTGYGLIGAAERAGLLGGRFKAAPAPNGDWLVSLHLPSSARTDQALVTGETP